A window of Streptomyces sp. NBC_01224 genomic DNA:
GGGTGTTCTTCAGCCCGAGGGACTTGGCCTGGGCGTTCATCTTGCCGACGAACGACTTCACGCGGGCCGCGCGGGTGGTGCCGGAGCCGAACTTGTCGGCCAGCGCGTACGCGGCGTCGCAGCCGGACGGCAGCATCAGGCCGTACAGCAGCTGGCGGACGGTGACCTTGTCGCCCACGATCAGGCGGGCCGACGAGGCGCCCTTGGAGACGATGTAGTCGCTGTACGCCTTCTGGATCGTGACCTTGGAATCCAGGTTGAGGTTCTTCTGCGCCAGAACGACCTTGGCGGTCATGATCTTGGTGGTGGAGCCGGTGGAGCGACGGGTGTCCGCGGCCTTGCTGAACAGGGTCTTCGCGGTGCCGTTGTTCATCACGTAACCGCCCTTGGCGGTGATCGTGGGAGTGGGCGGCGTGGCGGCCTGCGCCGTGGAGGCGAACACACTGCCCGCGATGACGGCACCCGCGGTGAGGGCCACGGTGGCAGTGGCGGAAATGCGGTTTATGCCCTTAATGCCAATTTTCAACTTGAACGCTCCAAATGCCCCTGGAATGCGGCCACATGAGGGTGCCGCTCGGTGGTGAGACTCATGAGGCCGGGCGAAGGATGTGCTGATTCCTGAGGCAATTTCGGAGC
This region includes:
- a CDS encoding D-alanyl-D-alanine carboxypeptidase family protein, with amino-acid sequence MKIGIKGINRISATATVALTAGAVIAGSVFASTAQAATPPTPTITAKGGYVMNNGTAKTLFSKAADTRRSTGSTTKIMTAKVVLAQKNLNLDSKVTIQKAYSDYIVSKGASSARLIVGDKVTVRQLLYGLMLPSGCDAAYALADKFGSGTTRAARVKSFVGKMNAQAKSLGLKNTHFDSFDGIGNGSNYSTPRDLTKIASSAMKNSTFRTVVKTKSTKQKVTTKSGGYRYMSWSNTNTMLSSYSGAIGVKTGSGPTAKYCLVFAATRNGKTVIGTVLSSTSATTRSADMKKIMDYSFKK